One stretch of Clavelina lepadiformis chromosome 6, kaClaLepa1.1, whole genome shotgun sequence DNA includes these proteins:
- the LOC143461885 gene encoding rho guanine nucleotide exchange factor 9-like codes for MQKSNLFVLQNNTIKETNLGDGECSKKTDLYTSIEISVPEGVVSHASSMSSHRGSGTKHTAKWFTRRERNKTNAGSSTLVPTESEACASRLSVGSKSEDTQGQRRQPAVQRTMKRRRTLRRTIKDLKINLSETTDENSLRQRVLTNEQKLRIYVLREILDTEEEYAKLLQFIVEVMIPDLDALAENDQVPSVNSDTVSKMLANIHDIHKLHATFITSLQKATHSYPYHTHCIGNIFIQHSEQFNVYGKFCSNFSNAQKISYSLEENPAVQNLIEKWKEGVAHKKRGFIHLEGFIISPVQRLCKYPLLLKQLKRFTPKDHDDFEPLLNAIKLMEDVTRSVNETERQAIVLQGIRDLEESFDSWEKSGKMSKHGFMVKRGGGPLKSWKIRWFTLSGYKLSYYEEPTKVKPLGTLDLTAYKALEETVTGIGRPYTFAITMPDCVHYMYTVNDEEKREWLTILKWKFNCIDRSRRQAHRPLETAIFTTLSSMLNPKAQKTNFHVMNPVVETEPKITDQTTEPQLKKTTSSSFFRSIRSRRSRRSRSAVLNTG; via the exons atgcaaaagTCAAACCTGTTTGTTCTtcaaaacaacacaataaagGAAACAAATTTAGGTGATGGGGAATGTTCAAAGAAGACTGATCTATACACTTCCATCGAAATCAGTGTACCAG AAGGGGTAGTAAGCCATGCTTCATCCATGTCCAGTCACCGGGGCTCGGGCACAAAGCATACTGCGAAGTGGTTTACTCGCCGAGAGCgaaataaaactaatgcaGGATCTTCCACTTT aGTTCCTACTGAAAGTGAAGCTTGTGCGTCACGATTAAGCGTTGGTTCAAAGTCAGAAGATACTCAAGGTCAAAGAAGACAACCTGCTGTTCAAAGAACTATGAAACGTCGCAG GACCTTGCGAAGAACTATCAAAgatttgaaaattaatttaagcGAAACGACAGATGAAAATTCTCTCCGACAACGCGTTCTCACGAATGAGCAAAAACTAAGAATATATGTTCTTCGTGAAATATTAGACACTGAAGAAGAATATGCAAAGCTCCTGCAGTTCATTGTTGAG GTTATGATACCAGATCTGGACGCATTGGCAGAAAATGACCAAGTACCTTCAGTGAATTCAGATACTGTGTCAAAAATGCTGGCCAATATACACGATATCCATAAACTCCATGCTACGTTCATTACATCTTTACAAAAGGCAACGCATTCATATCCCTACCATACGCATTGcattggaaatatttttattcaacAT AGCGAACAATTTAATGTTTATGGGAAATTCTGTAGCAACTTCAGCAATGCGCAAAAAATCAGTTATTCTTTGGAAGAAAACCCAGCCGTACAGAACCTTATTGAG AAATGGAAAGAGGGTGTTGCGCACAAAAAACGCGGTTTCATTCATCTTGAAGGCTTCATTATATCACCAGTGCAGAGGTTATGCAAATATCCTCTCCTGCTTAAGCAACTTAAAAGGTTTACTCCAAAGGACCACGATGATTTTGAACCACTGCTAAATGCTATAAAG TTAATGGAGGATGTGACGAGATCAGTAAATGAAACGGAACGTCAAGCAATCGTTTTGCAAGGCATCCGTGATTTAGAAGAATCCTTTGACTCTTGGGAGAAAAGTGGG aaaatgtcAAAACATGGATTTATGGTGAAACGAGGGGGAGGTCCATTAAAAAGTTGGAAAATTAGATGGTTTACGTTGAGCGGCTACAAACTGAGTTACTACGAAGAACCTACCAAAGTAAAGCCGTTAGGGACCCTTGATTTAACAGCGTATAAAGCTTTGGAGGAAACCGTAACGGGCATTGGGCGACCTTACACGTTTGC TATTACAATGCCGGATTGCGTTCATTACATGTATACTGTCAACGACGAGGAAAAACGGGAATGGCTTACTATCCTAAAATGGAAGTTTAACTGCATTGATAG ATCACGTAGGCAAGCACACCGACCACTGGAGACCGCCATTTTTACAACACTATCATCAATGTTAAATCCGAAAGCACAGAAGACAAACTTCCACGTTATGAATCCAGTAGTGGAGACAGAGCCGAAAATAACAGATCAAACCACGGAACCACAATTGAAGAAAACAACGTCTTCGTCTTTTTTTCGTTCAATTCGATCACGGCGTTCAAGACGATCAAGGTCAGCAGTTCTTAACACGGGATAA
- the LOC143462357 gene encoding uncharacterized protein LOC143462357 has translation MLRAILFLAIVCFVQKSLSLNAETEKLRIKLHCASASQGASNQEQIEALFACAEVGNKAAEITPLLTPTFHYLDINGNGEVATAEIRERLQQVHADMDEKETLQFEMCDINHDEELSEDEYMRCSALYYGSKMELFGADEDLTISYHHLRKLIKQFAKNLYKTLKHDVQIKTIKSLGKGKHGRYTLRDFVSVDLKLIKQFMESITTNVENEN, from the exons ATGCTTCGAGCAATTTTGTTTCTGGCAATTGTTTGCTTTG TGCAAAAATCTCTCAGTCTGAATGCAGAAACGGAGAAGCTTCGAATAAAACTTCACTGTGCCTCGG CTTCCCAAGGCGCATCAAATCAAGAACAAATCGAAGCTCTCTTTGCCTGCGCGGAAG TCGGGAACAAAGCTGCTGAAATAACACCTCTTCTAACCCCAACATTTCATTATCTTGATATTAACGGAAACGGAGAGGTTGCGACCGCAGAGATCCGAGAAAGGTTACAACAAGTACATGCGGATATGG ATGAAAAGGAGACACTTCAGTTTGAAATGTGTGACATTAACCACGATGAGGAACTCTCAGAGGACGAGTACATGCGATGCTCGGCACTTTACTATGGATCAAAAATGGAG TTATTCGGCGCCGACGAGGACCTGACAATCTCTTACCACCATTTGCGAAAGTTGATTAAGCAATTCGCCAAAAATCTATACAAGACTTTAAAGCACGACGTTCAGATAAAAACTATCAAGAGCTTAGGAAAAGGAAAGCATGGCCGCTACACACTTAGAGATTTTGTTTCTGTGGATCTGAAGCTGATCAAGCAATTTATGGAATCAATTACGACTAATGTAgaaaacgaaaattaa